One Punica granatum isolate Tunisia-2019 chromosome 3, ASM765513v2, whole genome shotgun sequence genomic window carries:
- the LOC116200865 gene encoding beta-amyrin 28-monooxygenase-like, which yields MMDLLVLAVIIVLLVTLLGTKLKLKQDYRNLPPGSSGWPVIGETLDMLRANSEGNPLKFSRDRVEKYKSLVFRTRVLGENMAVLCGPAGNKFVFSNEGKKVAVWWPSSVQQLIGPSLVNTSGDEARVHRKMLMNFFSIESLMQCIPTVDEVTRGHLATHWQGKEMVKVYPTIKDYTFELACRLFMSITDSEVISRLSYHFCSFIKGVITIPLNFPGTRFYAAMRAADAIRREIRVLVKQRRIDLENKVASPTQDLLSRLMSNPDENGKFLPEVEIINDMLDMLFAGHDTSSSTIMLLMKYLGELPQVHEKVLAEQREIAASKAAGELLKWEDLQRMRHSWNVVSEVMRMTPPVNGSFREAMVDIEFEGYTIPKGWKIHWNAAFTHYDPNCYPKAMEFDESRFEGSGPPPYSYVPFGGGPRMCLGKEFARLEILVFLHNLVNRFSWELSIPNEKVIYDPMPNPVNGLPIHLRPCNS from the exons ATGATGGATCTCTTAGTCTTGGCCGTGATAATTGTTCTGCTTGTTACTCTTCTAGGAACCAAGCTGAAGCTGAAACAGGACTACCGGAATTTACCTCCGGGGAGCTCAGGCTGGCCGGTGATAGGTGAGACGCTCGACATGCTGAGGGCAAATTCCGAAGGGAATCCCCTCAAGTTCTCCAGGGACCGAGTGGAGAAGTACAAGTCATTGGTCTTCAGGACTCGTGTACTTGGGGAGAACATGGCGGTGCTCTGCGGGCCTGCTGGGAACAAGTTCGTGTTCTCAAACGAGGGCAAGAAGGTCGCGGTATGGTGGCCCAGCTCGGTCCAGCAGCTGATCGGGCCGTCCCTGGTCAACACTTCCGGGGATGAGGCTCGAGTCCACAGAAAGATGCTGATGAACTTCTTCAGCATTGAATCGCTGATGCAGTGCATCCCCACCGTAGACGAGGTCACCCGTGGTCACCTCGCAACTCACTGGCAAG GTAAAGAGATGGTCAAGGTTTACCCGACCATCAAAGACTACACATTCGAGCTGGCGTGCCGGCTCTTCATGAGTATCACTGATTCGGAGGTCATCTCGAGGCTCTCTTACCACTTCTGCTCCTTCATCAAAGGAGTCATCACAATCCCGCTGAACTTTCCTGGGACCCGGTTCTATGCCGCGATGAGAGCCGCGGATGCTATAAGGAGAGAGATCAGGGTTCTAGTGAAGCAAAGGAGGATCGATCTTGAGAATAAGGTGGCTTCCCCTACACAGGACCTCCTGTCCCGCTTGATGTCGAACCCGGACGAAAATGGAAAGTTCCTACCCGAAGTGGAAATCATAAATGATATGCTGGACATGCTCTTTGCGGGGCACGATACTTCTAGCTCTACCATAATGTTGCTCATGAAGTATCTTGGGGAGCTGCCTCAGGTCCACGAGAAGGTTCTCGCCG AGCAAAGGGAGATTGCAGCGTCAAAGGCAGCAGGAGAATTGCTCAAGTGGGAGGACTTGCAAAGAATGAGACATTCGTGGAATGTTGTGTCTGAAGTGATGCGAATGACTCCTCCGGTGAACGGTTCGTTTAGAGAAGCCATGGTTGATATTGAATTCGAAGGCTATACCATTCCCAAAGGCTGGAAG ATACACTGGAATGCTGCCTTCACACATTATGATCCAAACTGCTACCCCAAAGCAATGGAATTCGATGAATCAAGATTTGAGGGATCGGGACCTCCTCCTTACTCTTACGTGCCCTTTGGTGGTGGACCAAGGATGTGTCTGGGAAAAGAGTTCGCTCGTCTTGAGATCCTGGTATTCCTACACAATCTTGTCAATCGCTTCAGCTGGGAGTTATCAATACCTAATGAGAAAGTTATATATGACCCGATGCCGAATCCGGTCAATGGACTTCCTATTCATCTCCGACCCTGCAATTCGTAA